The following proteins are encoded in a genomic region of Toxotes jaculatrix isolate fToxJac2 chromosome 3, fToxJac2.pri, whole genome shotgun sequence:
- the LOC121179623 gene encoding green-sensitive opsin-like, whose protein sequence is MVWEGGIEPNGTEGKNFYIPMSNRTGIVRSPFEYPQYYMVDPIMYKLLACYMFFLICTGTPINGLTLFVTAQNKKLRQPLNYILVNLAVAGLIMCCFGFTITITSAFNGYFILGATACAVEGFMATLGGEVALWSLVVLAIERYIVVCKPMGSFKFTGTHAGAGVLFTWIMAFSCAGPPLFGWSRYLPEGMQCSCGPDYYTLAPGFNNESYVIYMFVVHFFVPVFLIFFAYGSLVLTVKAAAAQQQDSASTQKAEKEVTRMCVLMVIGFLVAWTPYATFTGWIFLNKGAAFTALTASIPAFFAKSSALYNPVIYVLMNKQFRNCMLSAIGMGGMVEDETSVSTSKTEVSSVS, encoded by the exons ATGGTGTGGGAAGGAGGAATCGAGCCCAATGGCACAGAGGGCAAGAACTTCTACATCCCCATGTCCAACAGGACTGGGATTGTTAGAAGTCCTTTCGAATACCCACAATACTACATGGTAGATCCCATCATGTACAAGCTTCTAGCTTGCTACATGTTTTTCCTGATCTGCACCGGAACGCCCATCAACGGTCTGACGTTGTTCGTCACGGCTCAGAACAAGAAACTCCGCCAACCTCTCAACTACATCCTGGTCAACCTGGCTGTGGCCGGACTCATCATGTGCTGCTTCGGattcaccatcaccatcacctctGCTTTTAATGGTTACTTCATTCTTGGAGCCACTGCCTGCGCTGTTGAGGGATTCATGGCCACACTGGGAG GTGAAGTCGCTCTCTGGTCACTGGTCGTCTTGGCTATTGAGAGATACATTGTCGTCTGCAAACCCATGGGAAGCTTCAAGTTCACTGGAACTCACGCAGGAGCTGGAGTCCTTTTCACCTGGATCATGGCCTTCTCATGCGCTGGACCCCCACTGTTTGGCTGGTCCAG GTACCTTCCTGAGGGCATGCAGTGCTCCTGCGGGCCTGACTACTACACTCTGGCCCCAGGCTTCAACAACGAATCATACGTCATCTACATGTTTGTCGTCCACTTCTTCGTTCCTgtcttcctcatcttcttcgCTTACGGAAGCCTTGTGCTAACAGTCAAAGCT GCTGCAGCCCAGCAGCAGGACTCAGCCTCCACTCAGAAAGCTGAGAAAGAAGTCACACGTATGTGCGTCCTGATGGTCATTGGCTTCCTGGTAGCTTGGACACCATATGCCACTTTCACTGGTTGGATTTTCCTGAACAAGGGAGCTGCCTTCACTGCCCTGACTGCTTCCATCCCTGCCTTCTTTGCAAAGAGCTCAGCCTTGTATAATCCTGTTATCTATGTGCTGATGAACAAACAg TTCCGTAACTGCATGCTGAGCGCTATTGGAATGGGCGGCATGGTGGAGGATGAGACCTCAGTTTCTACCAGCAAGACAGAGGTGTCCTCTGTTTCTTAA